A genomic segment from Synechococcales cyanobacterium CNB encodes:
- a CDS encoding sodium/solute symporter (Members of the Solute:Sodium Symporter (SSS), TC 2.A.21 as described in tcdb.org, catalyze solute:Na+ symport. Known solutes for members of the family include sugars, amino acids, nucleosides, inositols, vitamins, urea or anions, depending on the system.): protein MNANGFATLDWIALGAYFALLLASGVWFARRTQRTTEDYFLGGRRMPVWAVAVSIVATSLSAASFIGVPEAGFRSDLTYLTTNLGLVIAAVIIAVFFIPAFYRSRVQTVYELLGRRFGQPATVATSAAYLVGRVMASGARVYIGAIPASLVLFGDTQPLHLLGAIAVVSAVGIAYTFVGGVASVIWTDAIQMLVFVGACALAVVLIRADIPASNADIIAAWSTGAPDGGSKLRLFDLSPDPSRQFTLLASLVGFTLLGLASYGADQDLVQRMLTCKDAKRGSWSVISGILLGIPSVALFLLVGLLLWIYYARPDLMGENTPPSVPDDSRQVFLRYIIDRLPPGVTGVMMAGLFAAALSSLNSTINAMSGAFINDLYRRIVPRRDERHYLRAGRAAVVATGLVLCAFASFCVFWQRAHDHAGGGGLLGFALNVMVFAYAGIAAVFVTALFTRRGSNASVIAALITGFIVVLVVQPNAMNLWTAWTTWARPLAGVSLAFPWQLTLGFAAAFAVCLLGRAHPANRDRGGAVPTSSNEPKP from the coding sequence GTGAACGCCAACGGCTTCGCCACGCTCGACTGGATCGCCCTCGGCGCCTACTTCGCCCTGCTCCTCGCCAGCGGCGTGTGGTTCGCACGCAGGACACAGCGAACAACCGAAGACTACTTCCTCGGCGGGCGACGAATGCCCGTCTGGGCCGTCGCGGTCTCCATCGTCGCCACCAGCCTCTCCGCGGCGTCCTTCATCGGCGTGCCCGAGGCGGGCTTCAGGTCCGATCTCACCTACCTCACGACCAACCTGGGCCTGGTGATCGCCGCCGTCATCATCGCTGTCTTCTTCATCCCCGCCTTTTACCGCTCGCGCGTGCAGACTGTCTACGAACTCCTCGGCCGACGATTCGGTCAGCCCGCAACCGTCGCCACCAGCGCGGCCTACCTCGTCGGACGCGTCATGGCCAGCGGCGCTCGCGTCTACATCGGCGCCATCCCCGCATCGCTCGTCCTCTTCGGCGACACACAACCACTCCATCTCCTGGGCGCCATCGCCGTCGTCTCGGCCGTCGGCATCGCCTACACCTTCGTCGGCGGGGTCGCCAGCGTCATCTGGACCGACGCCATCCAGATGCTCGTCTTCGTCGGCGCCTGCGCCCTCGCCGTTGTCCTCATCCGCGCGGATATCCCCGCTTCAAACGCCGACATCATCGCCGCGTGGAGCACCGGCGCCCCCGACGGCGGCTCCAAACTCCGGCTCTTCGACCTCTCCCCCGACCCCTCCAGGCAGTTCACGCTCCTCGCCTCGCTCGTCGGCTTCACACTGCTCGGGCTGGCTTCCTACGGCGCGGACCAGGACCTCGTCCAACGCATGCTCACCTGCAAGGACGCCAAACGCGGCTCCTGGTCCGTCATCTCCGGCATCCTCCTCGGCATCCCCTCCGTCGCCCTCTTCCTCCTCGTCGGCCTGCTCCTCTGGATCTACTACGCACGACCCGACCTCATGGGCGAGAACACCCCCCCCTCCGTGCCCGACGACTCCCGGCAGGTCTTCCTCCGCTACATCATCGACCGCCTCCCCCCCGGCGTCACCGGCGTCATGATGGCCGGACTCTTCGCAGCAGCGCTCAGCAGCCTCAACTCCACCATCAACGCCATGAGCGGCGCCTTCATCAACGACCTCTACCGGCGCATCGTGCCCCGCCGCGACGAACGCCACTACCTCCGCGCAGGCCGCGCCGCCGTCGTCGCCACGGGACTCGTCCTCTGCGCTTTCGCCTCCTTCTGCGTCTTCTGGCAACGGGCGCACGACCACGCCGGCGGCGGGGGTCTCCTCGGCTTCGCCCTCAACGTCATGGTCTTCGCTTACGCAGGGATCGCCGCCGTCTTTGTCACCGCTCTCTTCACCCGCCGCGGAAGCAACGCCAGCGTCATTGCCGCGCTCATCACCGGCTTCATCGTCGTCCTCGTCGTGCAGCCCAACGCCATGAACCTGTGGACCGCGTGGACGACCTGGGCACGCCCGCTCGCGGGCGTCTCCCTCGCCTTCCCCTGGCAACTCACCCTCGGCTTCGCCGCCGCCTTCGCCGTCTGCCTCCTCGGCCGCGCACACCCGGCGAACCGCGACCGTGGGGGAGCGGTTCCCACGAGTTCCAACGAGCCGAAACCGTGA
- a CDS encoding metallophosphoesterase, with product MTTLRVPIGSGGAGLTPADGPSYSPHRPRRATLPMPHTRPDTAYRRPVPPYPIETHELPLSSLPSALNGFRVLHISDLHVRRLCLRSGLLGRTLAALPRTPLELVLLTGDYADRPGHEHAALRTLHALASAWRARHGAVAIFGNHDTALMRRLARDVPGLRCIDTGAIDLPDLPLRILAASYPEDLFAAALSRSHDDRFEIALVHDPVAAIAAAELRVPLVLAGHTHGGQVRLSPRAIPHTSSDLPASLASGILRIDGTLCCISRGLGDAMLPIRLNCPPHAPLYVLRRAPELHGPSQRAPRSLRPW from the coding sequence ATGACGACTCTCCGCGTACCGATCGGTTCGGGTGGGGCAGGCCTCACGCCCGCCGACGGTCCATCATACTCGCCCCACCGGCCCCGCCGAGCGACCCTCCCCATGCCTCACACGCGACCCGACACCGCCTACCGCCGACCCGTTCCACCCTACCCCATTGAAACCCACGAACTCCCCCTCTCTTCTCTCCCCTCCGCGCTCAACGGCTTCCGCGTCCTCCACATCTCCGACCTGCACGTCCGACGCCTCTGCCTCCGATCCGGCCTCCTCGGGCGAACCCTCGCCGCCCTGCCGCGCACGCCACTCGAACTCGTCCTCCTCACCGGCGACTACGCCGATCGACCAGGCCACGAGCACGCCGCCCTCCGCACCCTCCACGCCCTCGCCTCGGCGTGGCGAGCCAGGCACGGCGCCGTCGCCATCTTCGGCAACCACGACACCGCCCTCATGCGACGCCTCGCGCGCGATGTGCCCGGACTCCGCTGCATCGACACCGGGGCCATCGATCTCCCCGACCTCCCCCTGCGCATCCTCGCCGCGTCCTACCCCGAGGACCTCTTCGCGGCCGCGCTCTCGCGCTCCCACGACGACCGCTTCGAGATCGCCCTCGTCCACGACCCCGTCGCCGCGATCGCCGCCGCGGAACTCCGCGTGCCCCTCGTGCTCGCCGGACACACGCACGGCGGGCAGGTCCGCCTCTCGCCGCGCGCCATCCCGCACACGTCCTCCGACCTGCCGGCCTCGCTCGCGTCGGGCATCCTCCGCATCGACGGCACGCTCTGCTGCATCAGCCGCGGCCTCGGCGACGCCATGCTCCCCATCCGCCTCAACTGCCCCCCCCACGCACCCCTCTATGTCCTGCGCCGAGCCCCCGAACTGCACGGCCCTTCGCAGCGCGCGCCCCGAAGCCTCCGCCCTTGGTAG
- a CDS encoding NAD(P)H-dependent oxidoreductase — protein MTSPKVLAFAGSSRRDSMNKKLLRVAAAGAQEAGAAVTLLDLTDYPLPIYDGDLEAAEGIPDNAHRLKDLFLQHHALLIACPEYNSSITPLLKNTIDWVSRPRDADGGPLGCFKGKTAGLVAASGGNLGGLRGLVHVRAILSNIAVLVVPEQFALPRADTAFDEAGRLKDQGAEKSAKAVGAATTRVAASLLR, from the coding sequence ATGACCAGCCCGAAAGTGCTCGCCTTCGCCGGCAGCTCGCGCCGCGACTCGATGAACAAGAAACTGCTCCGTGTCGCCGCCGCCGGCGCGCAGGAGGCCGGCGCTGCCGTCACGCTCCTCGACCTCACCGACTACCCGCTCCCCATCTACGACGGCGACCTCGAAGCCGCCGAGGGCATCCCCGACAACGCCCACCGCCTCAAGGACCTCTTCCTCCAGCATCACGCCCTCCTCATCGCCTGCCCCGAGTACAACTCCTCCATCACCCCGCTGCTCAAGAACACCATCGACTGGGTTTCCCGCCCGCGCGACGCCGATGGCGGCCCGCTCGGCTGCTTCAAGGGCAAGACCGCCGGCCTCGTCGCGGCCAGCGGCGGCAACCTCGGCGGACTGCGCGGACTCGTCCACGTCCGCGCCATCCTCTCCAACATCGCCGTCCTCGTCGTCCCCGAGCAGTTCGCGCTCCCACGCGCCGACACGGCCTTCGACGAAGCAGGCCGACTCAAGGACCAGGGCGCGGAGAAGTCCGCCAAGGCCGTCGGCGCGGCCACCACCCGCGTCGCCGCCAGCCTCCTCCGCTGA
- a CDS encoding HlyD family efflux transporter periplasmic adaptor subunit: protein MAVQQQSSAAHRRGMSIVKILVGGSAILLLAFVAVWAMARPNGGEARTVSAADVARAQTMSFEIITTATGELEARNQIEVRSGLETQTTIMEIVPEGRQVRKGDLLVRLNAEALLNQITEEEDRVERAKADLIAAENALKIQINENESRTRAGKLKIELAQLALDQWREGEVIRKKQQLTLDIAQAQRQVNRLRDKFEKSVELLSRGFISQDERDRDEIDKIDAEARLANAKLDEDVYLTYQYPRDQKTRESDLEEARAELERIEAVNAINLAAKQANLDSAMRQFRNREARLTRLREQFDAATVYAPTDGLVVYATSLERNQRMWGGGGEGPLQIGRQVRPNELLIILPDTTQMVATVRVHEALAGRIRPGQTARVKVSAAGGETFEGRVESIGVLAETGGWRDPNRREYSVRVGLNVDNTAGELKPSMRAEAELTLGRVENAIAIPVQAVFSDGPVRFVYVPRGSRYERVPVRVGRVSDTLAEISAGLTEGQQVLLREPSPGEVLDRPWDAERLKAVGLALDEAGRPVAPPIQPGNGQPMRMAMPSQDRGAGQRPDGAATTDAAAESRRPQGDFPEGRPRRTPGAETPASPPTETNRSRG from the coding sequence ATGGCAGTCCAGCAGCAGAGTTCCGCGGCACACCGCCGGGGCATGAGCATCGTCAAGATTCTGGTCGGGGGGTCAGCCATCCTTCTCCTCGCGTTCGTCGCCGTCTGGGCCATGGCACGCCCGAACGGTGGCGAAGCGCGCACGGTCTCCGCCGCCGACGTCGCCCGCGCCCAGACCATGAGCTTCGAGATCATCACGACCGCGACCGGCGAACTCGAGGCCCGCAACCAGATCGAGGTCCGCTCAGGCCTGGAGACGCAGACCACGATCATGGAGATCGTGCCCGAGGGCAGGCAGGTGCGCAAGGGCGACCTGCTCGTGCGGCTGAACGCCGAGGCCCTCCTCAACCAGATCACCGAGGAAGAAGACCGCGTCGAGCGCGCCAAGGCCGACCTCATCGCCGCCGAGAACGCACTGAAGATCCAGATCAACGAGAACGAGTCGAGAACCCGCGCCGGCAAACTCAAGATCGAACTCGCCCAACTCGCGCTCGACCAGTGGCGAGAGGGCGAGGTGATCCGCAAGAAGCAGCAGCTCACGCTCGACATCGCCCAGGCCCAGCGACAGGTCAACCGCCTCCGCGACAAGTTCGAGAAGTCCGTCGAACTGCTCTCCCGCGGGTTCATCAGCCAGGACGAACGCGACCGCGACGAGATCGACAAGATCGACGCCGAGGCGCGGCTGGCGAACGCGAAGCTCGACGAGGACGTCTACCTGACCTACCAGTACCCGCGCGACCAGAAGACGCGCGAATCCGACCTCGAGGAGGCCAGGGCCGAACTCGAACGCATCGAGGCCGTCAACGCCATCAACCTCGCCGCCAAGCAGGCCAACCTCGACAGCGCGATGCGGCAGTTCCGAAACCGCGAGGCGCGCCTCACGCGCCTGCGCGAGCAGTTCGACGCCGCCACCGTCTATGCACCCACCGACGGACTCGTCGTCTACGCCACCAGCCTCGAACGCAACCAGCGCATGTGGGGTGGCGGCGGCGAAGGCCCCCTCCAGATCGGACGACAGGTCCGTCCCAACGAACTCCTCATCATCCTCCCCGACACGACCCAGATGGTCGCCACTGTCCGGGTCCACGAGGCGCTCGCGGGGCGCATCCGACCGGGCCAGACCGCGCGTGTCAAGGTCAGCGCCGCCGGCGGCGAGACCTTCGAAGGCCGCGTCGAATCCATCGGCGTGCTCGCCGAGACCGGCGGCTGGCGTGACCCCAACCGCCGCGAATACTCCGTCCGCGTCGGCCTGAACGTGGACAACACCGCCGGCGAACTCAAGCCCTCCATGCGCGCCGAGGCGGAACTCACGCTCGGCCGCGTCGAGAACGCCATCGCAATCCCGGTGCAGGCCGTCTTCAGCGACGGACCCGTGCGCTTCGTCTACGTCCCCCGCGGCTCGCGCTACGAGCGCGTGCCCGTCCGCGTCGGCCGCGTCTCCGATACACTCGCCGAAATCTCCGCCGGCCTCACCGAAGGCCAGCAGGTACTCCTCCGCGAGCCGTCGCCCGGCGAAGTCCTCGACCGACCATGGGACGCCGAGCGTCTCAAGGCTGTCGGACTCGCGCTCGACGAGGCCGGCAGGCCCGTCGCGCCGCCCATCCAGCCCGGCAACGGGCAACCGATGCGAATGGCCATGCCCTCGCAAGACCGCGGCGCCGGACAACGCCCCGACGGCGCAGCCACGACCGACGCCGCCGCAGAGAGTCGCAGACCGCAGGGCGACTTCCCCGAGGGGCGCCCGCGCCGAACCCCGGGCGCCGAGACGCCCGCCTCGCCCCCCACCGAAACGAACCGCTCCCGCGGATAA
- a CDS encoding VOC family protein, whose amino-acid sequence MTGTPKYDGGLTIATQVSSLDKAIDWYTSVLGMKLLYRADHIGWAEVASPVARVNVGLSQVDRPRVGAGPVPTWGVHDIDKARATLESHKVRFDGDTMTIEGMVRLATFFDPDGNAHMLYQSLSQQ is encoded by the coding sequence ATGACCGGCACCCCCAAGTACGACGGCGGGCTCACCATCGCCACCCAGGTCAGCAGCCTCGACAAGGCCATCGACTGGTACACCAGCGTCCTCGGCATGAAACTCCTCTACCGCGCCGACCACATCGGGTGGGCCGAAGTCGCAAGCCCCGTTGCACGCGTCAACGTCGGCCTCTCCCAGGTCGATCGCCCCAGGGTCGGCGCGGGCCCCGTCCCTACCTGGGGCGTCCACGACATCGACAAAGCCCGCGCCACCCTCGAATCACACAAGGTCCGCTTCGACGGAGACACCATGACCATCGAGGGCATGGTCCGGCTCGCCACCTTCTTCGACCCCGACGGCAATGCGCACATGCTCTACCAGAGCCTCTCCCAGCAGTAA
- a CDS encoding helix-turn-helix transcriptional regulator translates to MAAAGATVRVCPEALVNLFHRRWCLPVIAEVHWSAASRDSTGARFIGLMHRLGVGRGALRETVEFATAHGWLRRNPGYGHPLRPELVLTSRGARIGPACASLWGMLRRRGLEEVGLRKWTLPVVWAVGEGGGRFVEIRAALPGITDRALAAALRSALGAGLLWRRVSDGSPPGVVYGLTRSGRGARGAVDRILASL, encoded by the coding sequence ATGGCGGCGGCTGGAGCGACAGTGAGGGTTTGCCCCGAGGCGCTGGTGAACCTGTTCCATCGCCGATGGTGCCTGCCGGTGATCGCGGAGGTCCACTGGTCGGCGGCGAGCAGGGACTCGACCGGCGCGCGGTTCATCGGGCTGATGCACCGGCTCGGCGTGGGGCGGGGCGCACTGCGCGAGACGGTGGAGTTCGCCACCGCGCACGGCTGGCTGCGCCGGAACCCCGGCTACGGGCACCCGCTGCGACCGGAACTCGTGCTCACGTCGCGCGGGGCGCGGATCGGGCCGGCCTGCGCGTCGCTGTGGGGGATGCTGCGCCGGCGCGGTCTGGAGGAGGTGGGTCTGCGGAAGTGGACGCTGCCGGTGGTGTGGGCGGTGGGCGAGGGGGGGGGGCGGTTCGTCGAGATTCGCGCTGCGCTACCCGGGATCACGGATCGCGCGCTGGCGGCCGCGTTGAGGTCGGCGTTGGGTGCGGGCCTGCTCTGGCGGCGCGTGTCGGACGGCTCGCCGCCGGGCGTGGTGTACGGCCTGACCCGGTCGGGGCGCGGAGCGCGTGGGGCGGTGGATCGGATTCTCGCGTCGCTGTAG
- a CDS encoding helix-turn-helix domain-containing protein, protein MAKMFYSLEEAAAKLGKSEAEVKQMAASGQLQEFRDRDRLVFKREQVDLLAGGDDAIPLADELEPISLTSSGSGSSLGVENPKEQTGISIFDADEAEEADPSAQTQITDTALGAGFEIDAGASGSGLLDLTRESDDTSLGADLLEDVLGGGQETAAASAVGGEPSALFESTGAEAESAPAAAPIFVAEVIDGPGSGLVGGLALGVVATCAFALAVVLFAMTGASAGLLSAVGNNHWMWVGVCAGVTLVAGVVGLVVGKKM, encoded by the coding sequence ATGGCCAAGATGTTCTACTCGCTCGAAGAGGCGGCTGCGAAACTCGGCAAGTCCGAGGCGGAAGTGAAGCAGATGGCGGCGAGCGGGCAGTTGCAGGAGTTCCGCGATCGCGACAGGCTGGTTTTCAAGCGCGAGCAGGTGGACCTGCTGGCGGGCGGCGACGACGCGATCCCGCTGGCGGACGAGTTGGAGCCGATCAGCCTGACGTCGTCGGGTTCGGGCAGTTCGCTCGGGGTGGAGAACCCGAAGGAGCAGACGGGGATCAGCATCTTCGACGCCGACGAGGCGGAGGAGGCGGACCCGTCGGCGCAGACGCAGATCACGGACACCGCGCTGGGTGCGGGATTCGAGATCGACGCCGGGGCGTCGGGGTCGGGCCTGCTGGACCTGACGCGGGAGAGCGACGACACCTCGCTGGGCGCGGACCTGCTGGAGGACGTGCTCGGGGGGGGGCAGGAGACTGCGGCGGCGTCGGCGGTGGGCGGGGAACCGTCCGCGCTGTTCGAGTCCACGGGCGCGGAGGCGGAGTCCGCGCCGGCGGCCGCGCCGATCTTCGTGGCGGAAGTGATCGACGGGCCGGGTTCCGGGCTGGTCGGCGGTCTTGCGCTGGGAGTGGTGGCGACGTGCGCGTTCGCGCTGGCGGTGGTGCTGTTCGCCATGACGGGGGCGTCGGCGGGGCTGCTGTCGGCGGTGGGCAACAACCACTGGATGTGGGTGGGCGTGTGCGCGGGCGTGACCCTGGTGGCGGGCGTGGTGGGGCTGGTGGTGGGGAAGAAGATGTGA
- the mqnB gene encoding futalosine hydrolase has product MLWLGRAFGPVARVSYHRVVGTGLLQIAAGRRTLLVVAAPSEAQAVLAGLGWAGEVPPAWTLTPLNERFDLVISGVGKANAAGAVARTLDASRHAAVVNLGVAGSLPGASSPPIVGLVVATASVFADDGVATPEGFVTQAELGFPPSDLPGMNVPGDDALVATMRTLGGVAACIATVSTCSGTDARAADVARRTGAVAEAMEGAAAGLAARRIGVPFVEVRAISNTTGDRASQRWDLRGALDRVRCTVGRL; this is encoded by the coding sequence ATCCTATGGCTTGGGCGGGCTTTCGGTCCGGTCGCACGGGTTTCGTACCATCGGGTTGTGGGCACGGGGCTGCTCCAGATCGCGGCAGGGCGCAGAACGCTGCTGGTGGTGGCCGCGCCGTCGGAGGCGCAGGCCGTGCTGGCCGGGCTGGGTTGGGCGGGCGAAGTCCCCCCGGCATGGACCCTGACACCCCTGAACGAGCGGTTCGACCTGGTCATCTCGGGTGTTGGGAAGGCCAATGCGGCGGGCGCCGTGGCGCGAACGCTCGACGCATCTCGGCACGCCGCGGTTGTCAACCTGGGAGTGGCAGGATCGCTGCCTGGAGCGTCTTCACCCCCGATCGTGGGGTTGGTGGTGGCGACGGCGTCGGTGTTCGCGGACGACGGGGTCGCGACGCCGGAAGGGTTCGTAACGCAGGCAGAACTGGGTTTCCCGCCGAGCGACCTGCCGGGGATGAACGTGCCGGGAGACGATGCGCTGGTGGCGACGATGCGCACGCTCGGGGGCGTGGCGGCATGCATCGCAACGGTCTCGACGTGCTCGGGGACGGATGCGCGAGCGGCGGACGTGGCGAGACGGACGGGAGCGGTCGCCGAGGCGATGGAAGGTGCGGCGGCGGGGCTGGCGGCGCGGCGCATCGGCGTGCCGTTCGTGGAAGTGCGAGCGATCAGCAACACGACGGGGGACCGCGCATCTCAGAGATGGGATCTGCGTGGTGCGCTGGATCGGGTGCGGTGCACGGTGGGAAGGCTTTGA